The following coding sequences are from one Nicotiana tabacum cultivar K326 chromosome 1, ASM71507v2, whole genome shotgun sequence window:
- the LOC107817821 gene encoding serine/threonine-protein kinase D6PK, giving the protein MASTPSVKSSLEKLKKSTGSHAVEHNSRTSAPSQVSKSGKPESTPSKELRSNDRKVASKQLTAEAESADLPVDKLNSSLYLGNLKHAPIGAVSTPFDTKGSENETVNDSSASARGNDGASSLTKTSGSAKVSDQADLVESGKSSICRGSTSTDVSDESCCSSFSSSVSKPHKANDSRWEAIQAIRAKDGGLDLRHFRLLKKLGSGDIGSVYLSELCGTKCYFAMKVMDKASLAGRKKLLRAQTEREILQSLDHPFLPTLYTHFETEKFSCLVMEFCPGGDLHTLRQRQPGKHFSEQAVKFYVAEILLAMEYLHMLGIVYRDLKPENVLVREDGHIMLSDFDLSLRCAVSPTLVKLSSLDAEPLQKNSGYCVQPACIEPSCIQPSCAVPTTCFGPRFFSSKSKKEKKSKNDTGNQVSPLPELMAEPTGARSMSFVGTHEYLAPEIIKGEGHGSAVDWWTFGIFLYELLFGKTPFKGSGNRATLFNVVGQPLRFPESPVVSFSARDLIRGLLVKEPQHRLAYKRGATEIKQHPFFEGVNWALIRCASPPEIPRPVEFERISAPPTSTSEKPVAVPVRNQQNSDNYLEFDFF; this is encoded by the exons ATGGCGTCAACACCTTCTGTCAAGAGTTCACTGGAAAAGCTAAAGAAGTCAACTGGAAGTCATGCAGTAGAACATAATTCTCGGACGTCAGCACCTTCTCAAGTTTCAAAGAGTGGCAAGCCTGAGAGCACACCATCCAAAGAGCTACGAAGCAATGATCGAAAAGTTGCATCTAAACAGCTTACGGCAGAAGCAGAATCTGCCGACTTACCGGTTGATAAGCTTAATTCGAGCTTATATTTGGGAAATCTGAAACATGCTCCAATTGGTGCAGTTTCCACGCCTTTTGACACAAAGGGCTCAGAAAATGAAACTGTCAACGATAGCTCAGCCTCAGCCAGAGGCAATGATGGGGCTAGTAGCCTAACAAAAACAAGTGGAAGTGCCAAAGTTAGTGATCAAGCTGATCTCGTTGAGAGTGGAAAGAGCAGCATCTGTAGGGGAAGCACAAGCACCGACGTAAGCGATGAAAGTTGCTGCAGCAGCTTTAGCAGCAGTGTTAGTAAACCTCACAAAGCTAATGACTCGAGATGGGAAGCCATTCAAGCTATCCGAGCTAAAGATGGAGGGTTGGATTTGAGACATTTCCGGTTGCTAAAGAAGTTGGGAAGTGGTGATATTGGAAGCGTCTATCTGTCGGAGTTGTGTGGAACAAAGTGTTATTTTGCCATGAAAGTTATGGATAAAGCATCATTAGCTGGCCGTAAGAAATTGCTGCGTGCTCAAACGGAGAGAGAGATATTGCAGTCCTTGGACCATCCATTTCTGCCGACGTTATATACCCATTTTGAGACAGAAAAGTTTTCATGTCTAGTAATGGAGTTTTGCCCGGGAGGTGACTTGCATACACTTCGGCAGAGGCAACCAGGAAAGCATTTTTCTGAACAAGCTGTGAA GTTCTATGTCGCAGAGATCCTCCTTGCTATGGAATATCTCCATATGCTCGGCATTGTCTACCGAGACCTCAAGCCAGAAAATGTGCTTGTTAGAGAAGATGGACACATAATGCTATCCGATTTTGATCTCTCCCTTCGCTGTGCTGTGAGTCCAACACTTGTCAAATTGTCATCTCTCGATGCGGAGCCACTCCAGAAGAATTCAGGTTACTGTGTTCAGCCGGCATGCATTGAGCCCTCCTGTATCCAGCCGTCATGTGCGGTCCCTACAACGTGTTTTGGTCCTCGCTTCTTTTCTAGTAAGtcgaagaaagaaaagaaatctaAAAACGATACAGGGAACCAAGTTAGCCCATTACCAGAACTTATGGCTGAACCTACAGGAGCACGTTCAATGTCTTTTGTTGGGACCCACGAGTATTTGGCACCTGAAATAATCAAAGGCGAAGGGCATGGGAGTGCAGTGGACTGGTGGACTTTCGGCATCTTTCTCTACGAGTTATTGTTTGGTAAGACGCCGTTCAAAGGATCAGGAAATCGAGCTACACTTTTCAATGTTGTAGGTCAACCCCTCCGGTTTCCAGAATCTCCAGTAGTAAGTTTTTCAGCTAGAGATCTTATACGAGGCTTGCTCGTGAAAGAGCCACAACATCGATTAGCATACAAACGAGGAGCTACAGAAATTAAGCAGCATCCCTTCTTTGAAGGTGTAAACTGGGCTTTGATTCGTTGTGCAAGTCCTCCCGAGATCCCAAGGCCTGTTGAGTTTGAGCGAATCTCAGCTCCACCAACATCGACGAGTGAGAAACCTGTGGCCGTACCTGTCCGAAACCAGCAAAATTCTGATAATTATCTCGAATTTGAtttcttttaa